CCAAACAACGTCCAACCTAACGAACCGCGAATCGCAACTAACATGAAGGGAGTATACGATCCTGCTATATAGAGATAAATAGATGAATGATCGAAAAATTCAAACAAATCTTTGGTTTTACCCTCTTTGAAGCTGTGCACTAGCGTTGAGTTTAAATATAACAGAAGCATGGTCACACCATAGATCGTAAAACTGACGATATGCCACGGTGTTCCTCTAATACTTGAAAATACAATCAACAGTACAAGTGCTGCTATGCTAAGAACCGTTCCAATCCCGTGGGTAACTGCATTAGCCACTTCCTCACGGCGAGTATAAACATGCGTATTTGCCATAAACAAAATCCTTTCTCTTCTCGCTCAATACCAAAATCCTTAGAGCCTTTTTCCTTCCTCGATATTTAAATTATACACCTCTTATAGCTAGAATTTCCACTCGCTCTAAAATAAGGCC
The nucleotide sequence above comes from Paenibacillus sp. IHBB 10380. Encoded proteins:
- the trhA gene encoding PAQR family membrane homeostasis protein TrhA is translated as MANTHVYTRREEVANAVTHGIGTVLSIAALVLLIVFSSIRGTPWHIVSFTIYGVTMLLLYLNSTLVHSFKEGKTKDLFEFFDHSSIYLYIAGSYTPFMLVAIRGSLGWTLFGIVWGFAILGCLFKAFFVKKFLFMSTIFYIIMGWMIVIAWVPLTAAVPTGGMTLLALGGIMYTLGTVFYVWRGFPFHHAVWHLFVLAGSVLHFLAVFLYLLPNQ